The following nucleotide sequence is from uncultured Draconibacterium sp..
ATAATCTGATCGATCGATTTCTCCTGACCGGATAAGAATACAGGGACTTCAGTTTGTCCCTGTTTCAGGGTGAATACCTGTAACTGGTTAAATGCTTTTCGTAATACAGAAACCAACTCGTTAACAGGTACGCGGTAGAGTAGTAGTTTTTCGTAATCGGGAACAATCCTGAAAAAGTTCTGAAGCCTTAATCTGTTGTTCATATAACTACCACTACTTGCAGCCACTTTTGATGTTATTTGCGAAACCACTTCCGGCAAAGGTGGCTCATTGTTATTTTTGCCCGACAGCCGAATCTCGAGAGGTGCAGAATTGCTACTAAAGACTTTTTCGAATAAATTTGGCGGAGGGGTGGCGTTAATAATGGCTTCGGGATATTTTGCCTTGCAGAACGACTCAAATTGTTTTGTTATCTGTTTCAGTTTATTTTCATTCTTACCTTTAATGTAAAGTTGTGTTTCGGAAGCTCCCTGCCTGTTTGTGGCATCGAGTAAAAAATCCTGGGGCCCAACCATTACCGATGAACTCACAAGAAGCGAATCGCAGGAAGTTAAGAAACTGGTAATTCGTTTTTGGTTCTCATTCACCGTGATGTTCCGGTTCCAGTCCACCGAAATAATCACTTCTGTTTGTTTAAGGCCGGGAAATTTTTCTTTCCTGATGGAGGTAAACACAACACATCCGGCGATAATAAACAAAGCTGCACCGAAAAATATGATCACATGATTTCGAAATACGAAATCGAAACTTTTGGAATACGAATCCTCAATATGGCTGTAGAGGCGGATTTTATCCAATACATTTTGCTTCACTTTACGACCAGAGCGATTTCTTTCTTTGTAGAAAAGACGGAAATATACCGGAATAAGTGTAAAAGACACCAATAGCGAAACACCTAAACCTATAACCACCGCCATGGCCTGATCGTAAAACAACGCTCCTGAAATACCACTTAAAAAAACAAGGGGTACAAAAACAGCACAAGTAGTAAGTACAGAACTGATTAAAGGGCGGATAACCTCATTGGTTCCCTTAATACAGGCTTTAAAAACCGTATCACCTTTCTCGCGGTACTGCACAATATTGTCAATCACAATAATTGAATTGTCAATCATCATTCCTACTCCCAGTATTAATCCGGAAAGGGAAATTATATTGATGGAGATATTGAGAAGGAAGAAACACAACAAGCTGATGGTTAAACTTACCGGTACTGATATTCCAATGAGCAGTGGTGATCTCAGATCCTTCAGAAATAGAAACATGATCAGGAAAGCCAGCAAACCACCAATGAACAATCCAAACTTTAAGTTCCCCAGTGAATAATCAAGCAGCTCAGTCTGATTTCGTTCAACAACAAATTTCAGGTTAGGGTAGTCCTCGTTTAGTACCTTTATCAGATCGTTAGAATTTTCTTTTAATGAAGCGATGCGTGCATTCGACTTTTTAATCACTCCCATTGCCACCGAGCGTTTGTTACCCGAAAGATATATCCCATGATCCTGAGCAGGCCGGATACTAATTGTGGCAAGATCTCTCAGTTTGAAAATACGTTGCCCTACATGAATATAAAGATTTTCAATATCGTTCCGGTCTTTCAACAACGAAGCATAGCGCACATTAAATTCATAAAGACCACTTCTGACTTTAATATTTCCTACTGAATAATTATTGCTTTCAAGTGCTTTCGTAAAGGTTGACCGGTCAATTCCCAATGAGCGTAATTTCTCGATATCTGCCTGAATAACAATCTCTGGTGTTTCGGTTCCGCTGATATCAACCATTGCAACTTCGGGCAGTTGTTCAATCCGTTTTTTAATTACCTGTTCGCAAAACTGGCTTAACTCCATAAAACGGTTTTCTTCCAATGAGTCTTTTAAACTAACATTGAGATAAAACACCGGAATATCGGTTGGTGAAGTTTTTATAACCCTGGGGCGAGCTGTTTCTTTGGGGAGCATATGCATCAATGCGTCAATCTTCTCATTCACTTCAATAAATGCATAATTAATATTTGTTCCGTAGTTAAACCTCAGGCGGATATATGCATGTCCGTTTGATGCGGAACTTTCAATGTCATTCAGATGTGTTGTTTGCAAGAGTTGTCTGCGAACCCGGCTTACAAATTGCTCTTCCATTTCACGCACCGGTTTGTCGGGCACATCCACTTTTACCAATATCTCGGGAATATCGATCTCAGGCATCAGCGATACCGGGATGAAATTTGTGGCAGCCAAACTCATCACAATAAATGCGATTAGTGTAACGGTTACCGCAATAGGGCGTTGTATCAGAAATTTTACCATTGTATCTGTTTCGTTAAATATCGGTCTCTAAAAGAGATTCAAATTCGGCCGACAGGTTTTTTCCTGTCTCAAAATCATATAAACAAAGCTGCCTGATTGTATAATAGAAATACCAGTAGTTGCGCAATGCATTCAGGTATTGATTTCGGGCCGCATACATGGAACGATAGGATTCGTTAATTGATAATACATCCGTTTTACCAAGCGAAAAGAGCTCCTGAGTTGCCTCATAGGCGCTTCGGGAAATTGAATCAGCCTTTGCTGCCGAATTGAGTTCACCTTGTTTAATATTGAAATCATTTACTTTTTTGATGACTTCAATGGTTAGTTGTTCTTTCGTTTTTTGGTTTTCACGCTCGGTAAGTTCCTTATTAAGCTCTGCCCGTTGAATCTGCCGTTTGTTTTCCTTCCAGTCGAGAATTGGAATATTAATGGCAACACGCAGATTTTGCCGGTCGAGTAATTCCTGAAAAGCCTCGGATAGAACCTCTTTATTTTGATTAAAACCTAATCCGGCCTCTAAACTAATATCGTAGATTTGCCGCTTGGCTGCAAGCAACTGTTTTTGAACCTCAAGTAATCGCTGAGCCAGTCCATGACTGTCAGGATTATTTTTTGCAGCCAAATCCCAGGCGAGATTGGGGTCTACATATTGAAGTTGAACATGATCTGGCGGAATACAGTGGATATTTGTTTCAAGCGACAACTCCAGAAATTCACAAAAGTCAAGCCGGCTGCTTTCCAGTTGATTTTTCGCCCGCTCAACACTAATTCCCGCATTTACTTGTTTTAACTCAAGGTTCAACAAATTATCACGTGAAATTGCACCAATCTTCCCTCTTTTTTTTCCAATCTCCAGAAGCGTGTTTGCATTTTCAAGATTTAAAAGTGCAATTTCGTGCTCCATTTGTGCCGAAAGCATAGCAAAAAACAGGCTAACAGTTTTTACTGCAATCTGTTCGCTTTGCTCGATCAACACCAATTTGGCCTGTTCAAATTTTAAGGGTTCAACTTTCGATTTCCATTTAAAATCGTTGATTCGCGAAAAATTTTGCCGGTACGTGATACTTAAGGGAGTAGATATATAGTGAAGATTATTGTTATTCTCACTTCCAAATTCCTGGCTTCTCATCAGGCTGGTGTAAACACTTACATTTCCCCCGGTAAGTCCTATATTCTGATTAATTCCAAGATTGTAATCCGAAGTTAAACGTTGTATTTCTACCGGCTCATATTGCATTTTCTCCGAATTATATTCTTCAATAATACTCCGGCTATAATTGAACGGAGTAAGCCCAAGTACAAGATGAGGCTTCATCTCTGATAAAAAATCCATATGATTTAGTTCTTTTACGCGGTACATATTTTTTGCCCGAAACATATCAATCGATGATTTCTGAGCAATTTGAATGGCTTGATCAAGTGTGAGTTCCATTGGTTGCCCTGAAGCATTTTGAATAAAAAACAGTGTTGTAAACAAGAGTATAAACAGGCTGTGTTTCATGGATATATCTTTATTGGTTGTTAAAGTTTCTATTTATGTGATTACTCTAGTTGCTCATTTTTACCACGGGTGCCAGGTGGCTGAGGTTAAAATTTCCATCAACAATCACTTCTTCTCCCGGTTTAATGTCTTCTCCGTTCAGGGTACAGAATTGTGAATTCTCTTCATTTACATTTACGTAGCGCCAATGAGCTGTGTCGTTTTTGCATACAAAAACCACTTTTCGCTCCTGTCTTAGGGTGACAGCACTTTTTGGAACAATCAACTGATTAGGAACTGCATCGCGAACGATTACCTTTACATTCATCCCTTCTGTTATTCTTCCTGAGTTATTGGGGACAACCGCTTTCGCCAGCACCATACCTGCGTCGTTCACCATTGGGTTAATGGCCGAAATATAGCCCTCTATAGTATCATTGTCGAAAGCATAAGGTATTACCCGCAATGGCATCCTTTGTTTCAATTTTGCAGCTTCGCTTTCCAATACCGGAAATTCAACCTCGAATGAGGCATCATCAATCAGGGTACAAAAGTCTTTGTATTGGCTGGTGCGGTTAAAAGGCTTTGCTTCCAGTCCGGCTACTACTCCCTGAAATGGTGCAACAATGTTAGTTTTATGTAATTTAATTAAAGCCAGTTCTTTTTCGCTTACCGCATCCGAATAGCCCGACCGGATAAGTGCAATTTTCATCATGGGAGCAGGTACCGAGAGCGAATCTTTCAAGTCGTATCCCATGCCAATCAAGGCATCCTCCAGCTGAA
It contains:
- a CDS encoding efflux RND transporter permease subunit, with product MVKFLIQRPIAVTVTLIAFIVMSLAATNFIPVSLMPEIDIPEILVKVDVPDKPVREMEEQFVSRVRRQLLQTTHLNDIESSASNGHAYIRLRFNYGTNINYAFIEVNEKIDALMHMLPKETARPRVIKTSPTDIPVFYLNVSLKDSLEENRFMELSQFCEQVIKKRIEQLPEVAMVDISGTETPEIVIQADIEKLRSLGIDRSTFTKALESNNYSVGNIKVRSGLYEFNVRYASLLKDRNDIENLYIHVGQRIFKLRDLATISIRPAQDHGIYLSGNKRSVAMGVIKKSNARIASLKENSNDLIKVLNEDYPNLKFVVERNQTELLDYSLGNLKFGLFIGGLLAFLIMFLFLKDLRSPLLIGISVPVSLTISLLCFFLLNISINIISLSGLILGVGMMIDNSIIVIDNIVQYREKGDTVFKACIKGTNEVIRPLISSVLTTCAVFVPLVFLSGISGALFYDQAMAVVIGLGVSLLVSFTLIPVYFRLFYKERNRSGRKVKQNVLDKIRLYSHIEDSYSKSFDFVFRNHVIIFFGAALFIIAGCVVFTSIRKEKFPGLKQTEVIISVDWNRNITVNENQKRITSFLTSCDSLLVSSSVMVGPQDFLLDATNRQGASETQLYIKGKNENKLKQITKQFESFCKAKYPEAIINATPPPNLFEKVFSSNSAPLEIRLSGKNNNEPPLPEVVSQITSKVAASSGSYMNNRLRLQNFFRIVPDYEKLLLYRVPVNELVSVLRKAFNQLQVFTLKQGQTEVPVFLSGQEKSIDQIIQSTRVWSENKEYIPLSSLVSVQEGVDYKVLQGGKSDIYIALSYNASQKEADAIVAAYKNTLKEFPLIDMEVRGSLIENTFLFREMMIILLVALLLLYFILAAQFESLVQPLIVLIELPIDIGGALVLLWLTGNSLNLMAFIGIIVMTGIIINDSILKIDTINRLLKSRIPIMEAIHLGGTRRLKPIIMTSATTILAMVPFLFGNDMGSRLQQPLAVTVIGGMAIGTLVSLYFVPLCYYYLVRKKI
- a CDS encoding TolC family protein, with the protein product MKHSLFILLFTTLFFIQNASGQPMELTLDQAIQIAQKSSIDMFRAKNMYRVKELNHMDFLSEMKPHLVLGLTPFNYSRSIIEEYNSEKMQYEPVEIQRLTSDYNLGINQNIGLTGGNVSVYTSLMRSQEFGSENNNNLHYISTPLSITYRQNFSRINDFKWKSKVEPLKFEQAKLVLIEQSEQIAVKTVSLFFAMLSAQMEHEIALLNLENANTLLEIGKKRGKIGAISRDNLLNLELKQVNAGISVERAKNQLESSRLDFCEFLELSLETNIHCIPPDHVQLQYVDPNLAWDLAAKNNPDSHGLAQRLLEVQKQLLAAKRQIYDISLEAGLGFNQNKEVLSEAFQELLDRQNLRVAINIPILDWKENKRQIQRAELNKELTERENQKTKEQLTIEVIKKVNDFNIKQGELNSAAKADSISRSAYEATQELFSLGKTDVLSINESYRSMYAARNQYLNALRNYWYFYYTIRQLCLYDFETGKNLSAEFESLLETDI
- a CDS encoding efflux RND transporter periplasmic adaptor subunit, encoding MRNLIISLICLAVFTSCNNKAEEQKQFARMNSFEDQNIVVTGFARRATFFREFESNGKLKAVRRATLKFELDEEIRSVDVKNGQRVSKGQVLSVLDDINQKYNFERACRTLDKSRLQLEDALIGMGYDLKDSLSVPAPMMKIALIRSGYSDAVSEKELALIKLHKTNIVAPFQGVVAGLEAKPFNRTSQYKDFCTLIDDASFEVEFPVLESEAAKLKQRMPLRVIPYAFDNDTIEGYISAINPMVNDAGMVLAKAVVPNNSGRITEGMNVKVIVRDAVPNQLIVPKSAVTLRQERKVVFVCKNDTAHWRYVNVNEENSQFCTLNGEDIKPGEEVIVDGNFNLSHLAPVVKMSN